A window of the Lactuca sativa cultivar Salinas chromosome 5, Lsat_Salinas_v11, whole genome shotgun sequence genome harbors these coding sequences:
- the LOC111891534 gene encoding 26S proteasome regulatory subunit RPN13 has translation MDSSDTELFPAIQEVLLEFRAGKMHMEGTRVVADPRKGLVRIGRGEEGLVHIQWLDRSSNTIEDDQIVFPEEAVFEKVGQASGRVYILKFQTDDRKCFFWMQEPRADEDEELCKSVNLYLNQPIDFPTEEEENTLGEDISSRAGDLVGPSTGAELISDVSSSGPVKLSDLQRILSNIGPSGEAADPDGGLGLGDILKPELILPLMENLSLEQVASHLPEGQWSPEELMELLQSPPFRQQVDSFTYVLKTGQIDLTQFGVDPSKYKFTVLSFLEALEDSVAKTSNSDEPMQDAEES, from the exons atggattctTCAGATACAGAGCTTTTTCCTGCCATTCAG GAGGTTTTGCTGGAGTTTCGTGCTGGTAAAATGCATATGGAAGGAACACGTGTTGTTGCTGATCCACGTAAAGGACTTGTTCGAATTGGAAGA GGAGAAGAAGGATTAGTTCATATTCAGTGGCTTGATCGGAGTAGTAACACCATTGAAGAT GATCAAATTGTTTTCCCTGAAGAGGCAGTTTTTGAGAAGGTTGGGCAAGCTTCCGGAAGGGTCTACATATTAAAGTTTCAGACAGATGATCGCAAGTGTTTCTTCTGGATGCAG GAGCCCAGAGCTGATGAAGATGAAGAGCTGTGTAAATCAGTCAACTTATACCTCAATCAACCAATAG ATTTCCCTactgaagaagaagaaaacactCTTGGTGAAGATATCTCATCAAG GGCTGGAGATTTAGTTGGACCAAGTACAGGTGCAGAATTAATTAGTGATGTGTCCTCTTCAGGACCTGTTAAATTGTCAGATCTTCAAAGAATATTAAGTAATATTGGACCTTCAG GTGAGGCAGCAGATCCTGATGGAG GTTTAGGATTGGGTGATATCTTGAAGCCTGAACTTATATTACCATTGATGGAGAATTTATCATTGGAACAAGTGGCATCCCATTTGCCTGAG GGGCAATGGAGTCCAGAAGAATTAATGGAGCTGCTACAAAGCCCTCCTTTCCGCCAACAAGTAGATTCTTTCACTTAT GTGCTCAAGACTGGTCAAATAGATTTGACTCAATTTGGAGTTGACCCGAGTAAAT ATAAGTTCACAGTGCTGTCTTTTCTTGAGGCTCTTGAAGATTCTGTTGCTAAAACATCTAATTCCGATGAGCCAATGCAAGATGCTGAGGAATCTTGA